A DNA window from Setaria viridis chromosome 2, Setaria_viridis_v4.0, whole genome shotgun sequence contains the following coding sequences:
- the LOC117845194 gene encoding 2-hydroxyisoflavanone dehydratase, whose translation MQFFFILVYAIVMMRALCHKIRAIPYCHRTELRILSTPWIPATWPGSIGYGIDFPSRKNPSYLRKPASVSTKATPAPSSMVMEPTADEVAFESPAHFRIYKSGKIERLNRPPVLPAGLDEATGVTSKDVVLDAETGLSARLYLPKLQEPSKKLPVVVYIHGGAFLLESADSATYHTYVNPLAAAAGVLVVSVSYRLAPEHPLPAAYEDSWAALRWAASAQDEWIAEHGDVARLFLAGDSAGANIVHDMLLRASGDGGPRVEGAIMLHPWFGGNTPIEGEPEGASAATVGLWTYACPGAVGGADDPRMNPLAPGAPALEKLGCARMLVCAGKKDPLYVRDRAYYEAVSASAWPGDVDWLESEEEEHVFFLPKPECENAKKLLDRVVAFIAGA comes from the coding sequence atgcaatttttttttatacttGTTTATGCAATAGTTATGATGCGAGCTCTTTGCCACAAGATCAGAGCAATTCCATACTGTCATAGGACCGAGCTCCGGATTTTGTCCACGCCATGGATTCCAGCGACTTGGCCGGGTTCAATTGGCTATGGAATTGATTTTCCATCCCGGAAAAATCCATCGTATCTTCGGAAGCCTGCCAGTGTCTCCACCAAGGCCACGCCGGCACCTTCCTCCATGGTCATGGAGCCCACCGCGGACGAGGTGGCCTTCGAGTCCCCGGCGCACTTCCGCATCTACAAGAGCGGCAAGATCGAGCGCCTGAACAGGCCTCCGGTTCTCCCCGCCGGCCTCGACGAGGCCACCGGAGTCACCTCCAAGGACGTCGTCCTGGACGCCGAAACCGGCCTCTCAGCTCGCCTCTACCTCCCGAAGCTCCAGGAGCCGTCCAAGAAGCTCCCCGTCGTCGTGTACATCCACGGCGGCGCGTTCCTGCTCGAGTCAGCCGACTCCGCCACGTACCACACCTACGTGAACCCactagcagcggcggcgggcgtcctCGTGGTGTCCGTGAGCTACCGCCTGGCGCCGGAGCACCCTCTCCCGGCGGCCTACGAGGACTCCTGGGCCGCGCTGCGGTGGGCGGCATCGGCGCAGGACGAGTGGATCGCCGAGCACGGCGACGTGGCGCGGCTCTTCCTCGCCGGCGACAGCGCCGGCGCCAACATCGTGCACGACATGCTGCTGAGGGcgtccggcgacggcgggccgCGCGTCGAGGGCGCCATCATGCTCCACCCGTGGTTCGGCGGGAACACGCCCATCGAGGGAGAGCCGGAGGGCGCTTCAGCGGCGACCGTTGGGCTCTGGACGTACGCGTGCCCGGGAGCGGTCGGCGGCGCCGATGACCCGAGGATGAACCCGCTGGcgcccggcgcgccggcgcTGGAGAAGCTCGGGTGCGCGAGAATGCTGGTGTGCGCCGGGAAGAAGGACCCGCTCTACGTGAGGGACCGCGCGTACTACGAAGCCGTGTCGGCCAGCGCGTGGCCCGGGGACGTGGACTGGCTCGagtccgaggaggaggagcacgtcttcttccttccgaAGCCCGAGTGCGAGAACGCCAAGAAGCTCCTGGACCGCGTCGTGGCCTTCATAGCCGGAGCCTGA
- the LOC117845195 gene encoding tuliposide A-converting enzyme 1, chloroplastic has protein sequence MDPDNDEVVFDAPEHLRIYKSGRIDRFHRPVLVAAGVDDDDSGVASKDVVIDSVTGLSVRLFLPKLQGPSAKKLPVLVYFHGGGFIIESARSATYHNYLTSLAAAAGVLAVSVDYRLAPEHRLPAAYDDCWTALRWAASARDDDWLAEHGDSSRVFVAGDSAGGNIVHNVLMRASSADNASRIEGAVLLHPFFGGSTAIEGEPERAVVITAKVWAFACPDAAGGADDPRINPTAPGAAAGLESLGCERLLVCAAAKDWLVARDRAYYDAVAASAWPGSAAWLESEGVGHVFFLMKPECENAKRLMDRIVAFIAGS, from the coding sequence ATGGACCCGGACAACGACGAGGTGGTGTTCGACGCCCCGGAGCACTTGCGCATCTACAAGAGCGGCAGGATAGATCGTTTCCACCGACCAGTGCTCGTGGCCGCGGGTGTCGACGACGATGACAGCGGCGTCGCCTCCAAGGACGTCGTCATCGACTCCGTCACCGGCCTCTCCGTGCGCCTCTTCTTGCCCAAGCTCCAAGGACCTTCCGCCAAGAAGCTCCCCGTCCTCGTCtacttccacggcggcgggttCATCATCGAGTCCGCGAGGTCCGCCACGTACCACAACTACCtcacctccctcgccgccgcggccggtgtCCTCGCGGTGTCCGTCGACTACCGCCTCGCCCCCGAGCACCGGCTACCCGCGGCCTACGACGACTGCTGGACCGCGCTCCGGTGGGCGGCGTCCGCGCGGGACGACGACTGGCTCGCCGAGCACGGCGACTCGTCCCGCGTCTTCGTCGCCGGCGACAGCGCGGGCGGCAACATCGTGCACAACGTGCTGATGAGGGCGTCGTCCGCGGACAACGCGTCGAGGATCGAGGGCGCGGTCCTGCTCCACCCGTTCTTCGGCGGGAGCACGGCCATCGAGGGGGAGCCGGAGCGCGCGGTGGTGATCACGGCGAAGGTGTGGGCGTTCGCGTGCCccgacgcggccggcggcgcggacgacCCGAGGATCAACCCGACGGCGCCGGGCGCTGCAGCGGGGCTGGAGAGCCTCGGGTGCGAGCGGTTGCTGGTGTGCGCGGCGGCGAAGGACTGGCTAGTGGCGAGGGACCGCGCGTACTACGACGCCGTGGCGGCCAGCGCGTGGCCCGGGAGCGCGGCGTGGCTCGAGTCCGAGGGGGTGGGCCACGTCTTCTTCCTGATGAAGCCCGAGTGCGAGAACGCCAAGCGGCTCATGGACCGCATCGTGGCCTTCATAGCCGGGTCCTGA
- the LOC117846581 gene encoding probable tuliposide A-converting enzyme b6, amyloplastic: MEPAADEIAIESPAHFRLYKSGRIERLNRPPVLPAGLDEATGVTSKDVVLDPETGLSVRLYLPKVGQEPSKKLPVLVFFHGGGFMLESAGSATYHTYVNPLAAAAGVLVVSVCYRLAPEHPLPAAYEDSWAALQWAASARDEWIAEHGDVARLFLAGDSAGANIVHDMLLRASGNGGPSIEGAIMLHPWFGGSTLIEGESEVAAAITAGLWVYACPDAVGGVDDPRMNPLAPGAPSLEKLGCARMLVCAGNKDGLYARGRAYYEAVAASAWPGDVAWHESDGEEHVFFLPKPECENAKQLMDRVVAFIAGA, from the coding sequence ATGGAGCCGGCCGCAGACGAGATAGCCATCGAGTCCCCGGCGCACTTCCGCCTCTACAAGAGTGGAAGGATCGAGCGCCTGAACCGGCCTCCggtcctccccgccggcctcgaCGAGGCCACCGGCGTCACCTCCAAGGACGTCGTCCTGGACCCCGAAACCGGCCTGTCAGTGCGCCTCTACCTCCCAAAGGTCGGCCAGGAGCCGTCCAAGAAGCTCCCCGTCCTCGTCttcttccacggcggcgggttCATGCTCGAGTCAGCCGGCTCTGCCACGTACCACACCTACGTCaaccccctcgccgccgcggcgggcgtcCTCGTGGTGTCCGTGTGCTACCGCCTGGCCCCCGAGCACCCGCTCCCGGCTGCCTACGAGGACTCCTGGGCCGCGCTCCAgtgggcggcgtcggcgcgggaCGAGTGGATCGCCGAGCACGGCGACGTGGCTCgcctcttcctcgccggcgaCAGCGCCGGCGCCAACATCGTGCACGACATGCTGCTGAGGGCGTCCGGCAACGGCGGCCCGAGCATCGAGGGCGCCATCATGCTCCACCCGTGGTTCGGCGGGAGCACGCTCATCGAGGGGGAGTCGGAGGTCGCCGCAGCGATCACCGCCGGGCTCTGGGTTTACGCGTGCCCGGACGCggtcggcggcgtcgacgacccGAGGATGAACCCGCTGGCGCCCGGCGCGCCGTCGCTGGAGAAGCTCGGGTGCGCGAGGATGCTGGTGTGCGCCGGCAACAAGGACGGGCTCTACGCGAGGGGCCGCGCGTACTACGAGGCCGTGGCGGCGAGCGCGTGGCCCGGGGACGTGGCGTGGCACGAGTCCGACGGGGAGGAGcacgtcttcttcctcccgaaGCCCGAGTGCGAGAACGCCAAGCAGCTCATGGACCGCGTCGTGGCCTTCATAGCCGGGGCCTGA
- the LOC117845193 gene encoding uncharacterized protein, protein MAELKRLAESRDLTRIERIGAHSHIRGLGLDSSLEARDASEGMVGQLPARRAAGLILQLIRQGKIAGRAVLLAGQPGTGKTALAMGIAKSLGAETPFASVAASELFSLDLSKTEALTQAFRRAIGVRIKEEAEIIEGEVVEISIDRPLSAAAGSAAPSGATAPGKTGRLTLKTTDMETVYELGGKMIEALGKEKVQSGDVVALDKASGKVTKLGRSIGRSRDYDAVGPHTKFVKCPEGELQKRKEVVHCVTLHEIDVINSRTQGFLALFTGDTGEIRAEVREQIDTKVAEWREEGKAEIVPGVLFIDEVHMLDIECFSFLNRALENDMAPILVIATNRGITSIRGTNYRSPHGIPPDFLDRLLIITTQPYTEDDIRKILDIRCDEEDVEMSADAKVLLTKIGVETSLRYAIHLITSAALACQKRKGKVVEMEDISRVYQLFLDVKRSTQYLMEYQSQYMFNEVPGEADGDDAMQS, encoded by the exons ATGGCGGAGCTAAAGCGGCTTGCGGAGAGCCGCGACCTGACGCGGATCGAGCGCATCGGGGCGCACTCCCACATCCGGGGGCTGGGGCTGGACTCCTCCCTCGAGGCCCGCGACGCCTCGGAGGGCATGGTCGGGCAGctccccgcgcgccgcgccgcggggcTCATCCTCCAGCTCATACGCCAGGGGAagatcgccggccgcgccgtcctcctcgcgGGCCAGCCCGGCACCGGCAAGACCGCGCTCGCCATGGGCATCGCCAAGTCGCTCGGCGCCGAGACGCCCttcgcctccgtcgccgcctccgagcTCTTCTCCCTAGACCTCTCCAAGACCGAGGCGCTCACGCAGGCCTTCCGCCGCGCCATCGGCGTCCGCAtcaaggaggaggcggagatcaTCGAGGGCGAGGTCGTCGAGATCTCCATCGACCGCCCtttgtccgccgccgccggctcggcCGCGCCGTCCGGTGCTACTGCGCCCGGAAAGACCGGGCGGCTCACGCTCAAGACCACGGACATGGAGACGGTGTACGAGCTTGGGGGAAAGATGATTGAGGCTCTTGGTAAAGAGAAGGTGCAGAGCGGTGATGTGGTTGCGCTTGACAAGGCCTCCGGGAAGGTTACAAAACTTGGCCGCTCCATTGGTAGGTCGCGGGATTATGATGCTGTTGGCCCGCACACCAAGTTTGTCAAGTGTCCTGAGGGTGAGCTCCAGAAGCGCAAGGAAGTTGTGCATTGTGTCACCTTACACGAGATTGATGTCATCAATAGCAG GACACAGGGTTTTCTTGCATTGTTCACTGGTGATACTGGTGAAATTCGTGCAGAGGTCCGAGAGCAGATTGACACAAAAGTTGCAGAGtggagagaggaagggaaggcTGAGATTGTTCCTGGCGTTCTGTTTATTGATGAAGTACACATGCTGGATATTGAATGCTTCTCCTTCCTAAACCGTGCATTGGAAAACGATATGGCTCCAATCCTAGTCATTGCGACGAACCGAGGGATCACATCCATCCGTGGGACGAACTACCGGTCACCACATGGGATACCACCAGACTTCCTCGACCGCCTCTTGATCATCACGACACAGCCCTACACGGAGGATGATATCCGCAAGATCCTGGACATCAGGTGCGATGAGGAGGATGTGGAGATGTCTGCAGATGCCAAGGTCCTGCTCACAAAGATTGGTGTGGAGACCTCCTTGAGGTACGCTATCCACCTGATCACCTCTGCTGCACTAGCCTGCCAGAAGCGCAAGGGCaaggtggtggagatggaggatATTAGCCGGGTGTACCAGCTCTTTCTGGACGTGAAGAGATCGACGCAGTACCTGATGGAGTACCAGAGCCAGTACATGTTCAATGAAGTTCCAGGAGAAGCAGATGGAGATGATGCCATGCAGTCCTAG